TTTATTTAAAATTATAACTAATTGAAATATAAGTAAAAAAAGTGTCCAAAAAACCGACAGTTGAAGGAGCAATTTTTTCAAAATTTATTTATTGAAAAGCATTCTATTTTTGGACAGTTGCCTTTTTTTAAAGTAATATTGAAGTGTTATGAAAAAAAAATGAAAAATATGCCATCGGCACCTATGTTTGGCACGACAAATACGGAAAAGGAAGAGTCCTCAAAGTTGAAAGAAGGGACTCCAACACCCTTCTCATTATAAGTTTTGTAAACTGCGGTATAAAAAAATTTCTTGATGATAGGACTTCGCTTAGAATTTATAAAAATTATAAATTAGAAAGATATCAAATAAACAAAAATGATTGAGAGGAGAGCAAGAGAAGAATTTTGTAATATTACAGGCAAAGAGAGATTCTCCACTTATAGGGAAGACCTAATAACTTACTCCTATGATGCTGCTGATATAAGCTATTTGCCTGATGCGGTGATTTTTCCATTGACAGAAGATGAAATAATCAAAATTGTAAAAACGGCAAGCAAATATTCCATACCAATATTTCCGCGAGGAGCAGGTTCGGGTTTTACAGGAGGAAGCGTTCCAATCAAAGGTGGACTTGTTGTATGCCTATCAAAGATGGATAAGATAATAAACATTGATTCTGAAAACCTCATTGTAGAAGTCGAACCGGGTGTAGTTACAGAAAAATTTCAGCAGGAAGCTGAAAAAAGAGGGCTTTTTTATCCCCCTGATCCTGCATCCTTAAAATTTTCTACAATAGGGGGAAATATTGCAGAATGCTCAGGAGGGCCTCGAGCAGTCAAATATGGAGTCACAAGGGATTATGTTCTCGGATTAAATTTAGTTATCCCACCAGGGAAACTAATCAAAACAGGAGTAAGAACGGCAAAAAGCGTTGTAGGATATGACCTTACGCGCCTTATTACAGGCTCTGAAGGGACATTGGGCATAATTACACGCGCAATATTGAAACTTATCCCTCTACCAGAATCAAGAATATGCCTTCTCGCAATGTTTAGAAGCATCGAAGATTCAGCACAAACAGTAACTGATATAATTTCATCAAAGATCATACCTTCCACAATCGAGTTTATGGATGAAGAATCCATAGTAACAGTGAACAAATTTATGAAATTCGGTATCGCAAAGGAGTGCAAAGCTCTCCTTATAATGGAAATTGACGGAAATAAAGAA
This sequence is a window from Candidatus Schekmanbacteria bacterium. Protein-coding genes within it:
- a CDS encoding FAD-binding protein, producing the protein MIERRAREEFCNITGKERFSTYREDLITYSYDAADISYLPDAVIFPLTEDEIIKIVKTASKYSIPIFPRGAGSGFTGGSVPIKGGLVVCLSKMDKIINIDSENLIVEVEPGVVTEKFQQEAEKRGLFYPPDPASLKFSTIGGNIAECSGGPRAVKYGVTRDYVLGLNLVIPPGKLIKTGVRTAKSVVGYDLTRLITGSEGTLGIITRAILKLIPLPESRICLLAMFRSIEDSAQTVTDIISSKIIPSTIEFMDEESIVTVNKFMKFGIAKECKALLIMEIDGNKEEVEKKAKIIKEICATKNAYEIKMASGKDAIDKLWKIRRSLSPALGQLSPTKINEDITVPRTKIPEILKKIYEIAKRHKLKIICFGHAGDGNIHTNIMTDRNNEEEMERVEKAVEEIFRETVNMGGSISGEHGIGITKSPYISLEIEKEELNLMARIKQAFDPQGIMNPGKIFPPDFNKDGATPNQNRNSYK